In Scyliorhinus canicula chromosome 8, sScyCan1.1, whole genome shotgun sequence, one DNA window encodes the following:
- the prr16 gene encoding protein Largen isoform X2 encodes MAANSRESEGAACKAKVVDQIDHLTCDLQLEEEMTDSSKTDTINSTSSSTTASSLDKIKVHSVRSICKTTVTSSAILTVLKKANPPPPPPRLTPIRCEEPRRLSYCVNPLTTNGALLRNCAFLCKTDKMPNGDVCCLPGSNPEKLRKQPLVPTVDKDKCPQVTRERVRFNEEVQYHGYCPDCDVQYDMRNRDVHLHGELSNAKGKPPHQCPPLENGGSGINFDNNFPTIKAKIPPPQTAPKPQKTILRKTTTTTV; translated from the coding sequence GTAGTTGACCAAATAGACCATCTTACCTGTGACCTACAGCTGGAGGAGGAAATGACTGACAGCTCCAAGACTGACACTATAAATAGCACCTCAAGTAGTACAACTGCCTCAAGCCTGGATAAGATCAAAGTGCACTCAGTTAGATCAATTTGCAAGACAACAGTGACTTCATCAGCTATCCTAACAGTGCTAAAGAAAGCCaatcccccacctccacctccacgacTAACCCCCATCCGATGTGAGGAGCCCCGCAGACTATCTTATTGTGTTAACCCTTTGACAACCAATGGGGCCTTGCTTCGCAATTGTGCATTCTTGTGTAAGACAGATAAAATGCCAAATGGAGATGTGTGTTGTCTCCCTGGTAGCAATCCAGAAAAATTGCGCAAACAGCCACTGGTGCCCACAGTTGATAAAGATAAATGTCCACAGGTTACACGGGAAAGAGTACGATTTAATGAGGAAGTTCAATACCACGGCTACTGTCCGGATTGTGATGTCCAATATGACATGAGAAACAGGGATGTGCATTTGCATGGTGAACTGAGCAATGCGAAAGGAAAGCCACCTCACCAGTGTCCTCCCCTTGAAAATGGAGGATCAGGCATTAACTTTGATAACAATTTCCCAACCATAAAAGCTAAAATCCCACCTCCACAGACTGCTCCAAAACCTCAAAAAACGATTCTAAGGAAGACAACAACCACAACAGTTTGA